In the genome of Electrophorus electricus isolate fEleEle1 chromosome 26, fEleEle1.pri, whole genome shotgun sequence, one region contains:
- the gpr52 gene encoding G-protein coupled receptor 52, whose translation MNQSGLVEPVSTGNGSLSSTYGVSLNLSCPLGWAQNEGSEACVLETAVIVLLTVLIIAGNLTVIFVFHCAPLLHHYTTSYFIQTMAYADLLVGMSCLVPTLSLLHFPAGVQEPLTCQVFSYVISVLKSVSMACLACISVDRYLAITKPLSYNQLVTPCRLRCCIVVIWVYSCAVFLPSFFGWGKPGYHGDIFVWCARSWPTSALFTGFVVCLLYAPAALVVCFTYFHIFRICQQHNREISERRARFPSQEMEAGEGAQNTGHGPDRRYAMVLFRITSVFYMLWLPYIIYFLLESSHVLDSPALSFITTWLAISNSFCNCVIYSLSNSVFQLGMRRLSQTLCSFSPCAHDDKDFGEPKPRKRANSCSI comes from the coding sequence ATGAACCAGTCAGGACTGGTCGAACCGGTCTCGACTGGAAACGGCAGCCTGAGCAGCACCTACGGTGTGTCCCTGAACCTCTCTTGTCCTCTGGGCTGGGCGCAGAACGAAGGCTCGGAGGCGTGCGTCCTGGAGACGGCCGTCATCGTGCTGCTGACGGTTCTCATCATTGCCGGCAACCTGACGGTCATCTTCGTGTTCCACTGCGCACCTCTGCTGCATCATTACACCACCAGCTATTTCATCCAGACTATGGCGTATGCTGACCTGCTGGTGGGCATGAGCTGCCTGGTACCCaccctctctctgcttcactTCCCTGCCGGCGTCCAGGAGCCTCTCACCTGCCAAGTGTTTAGCTACGTCATCTCCGTGCTCAAGAGCGTCTCCATGGCCTGCCTGGCCTGCATCAGCGTGGACCGCTACCTGGCCATAACCAAGCCGCTCTCCTACAACCAGCTGGTGACGCCTTGCCGTCTGCGGTGCTGCATTGTGGTCATCTGGGTGTACTCCTGCGCCGTGTTCCTCCCATCCTTCTTTGGCTGGGGCAAGCCAGGCTACCACGGGGACATCTTCGTGTGGTGTGCCCGCTCCTGGCCCACCTCAGCCCTCTTCACCGGCTTCGTGGTGTGCCTGTTGTACGCGCCGGCGGCTCTCGTCGTCTGCTTCACCTACTTCCACATCTTCCGCATCTGCCAGCAGCACAACCGGGAGATCAGCGAGCGCCGGGCACGCTTCCCCAGCCAGGAGATGGAGGCCGGGGAGGGGGCCCAGAACACGGGTCACGGGCCCGACCGGCGCTACGCCATGGTGTTGTTCCGCATCACCAGTGTCTTCTACATGCTCTGGCTGCCCTACATCATCTACTTCCTGCTGGAGAGCTCCCACGTTCTGGACAGCCCGGCCCTGTCTTTCATCACCACCTGGTTAGCCATCAGCAATAGCTTCTGTAATTGCGTCATCTACAGCCTGTCCAACAGCGTGTTCCAGCTGGGCATGCGGAGGCTCTCGCAGACACTTTGCTCCTTCAGCCCTTGCGCCCATGACGACAAGGACTTCGGAGAACCAAAGCCAAGGAAGAGAGCCAATTCATGCTCAATCTGA